CTTTCGCAGGCGGTGGAGGCCGTGCGTGCAAATCCTGGTGCGATTGATCAGGTAAGGCAGGAGTTAGCCGCAGCACCTGGGGTGAGCCTTGATTACCTCAAGCTGGTGGGTGAGGATCTCTTAGAAGATTCCGTGCCCGCCCTGGTGCTGTGCGCGGCATGGGTAGAGGGCGTGCGCCTGCTCGACGCCGCCCCCTTGGATTAGTTATTTTTCTTCGATGCCTTCGATGGCCGCGGCCAGGCCGAGGTCATCGTCGTCGTCGAGTTCGGTGCGGGCGATATTGCCCTTGGCAAAGCGGTCTACCACCATGGCGATCGCACCATCGCCGGTGACGTTGCAGGCGGTGCCGAAGGAGTCGATGGCGATATAGGCGGCGATCATGAGCGCCACTTGATCATCGTTGAAGCCGAGGTTGGCAGAAAGCAGGCCAACGGCGGCCATGATGGCGCCACCTGGTACGCCTGGGGCTGCCACCATGGTCACGCCCAGCATGAGAATGAAGCCAATCGCGGTGGTCAGCGGGATATCCATGCCGTCCATGAACATGATGGCGAAGGCGAAGAGCGTAATCTTCATCATCGAGCCGGAGAGGTGGATGGTGGCGCAGAGCGGCACGGTAAAGCCTGCCACCGACTGGCTCACATCGTTTTTGCGGGCGCATTCGTAGGTGACGGGGATGGTGGCTGCAGAAGAAGAGGTGCCCAGGGCCGTGAAGTAGGCGGGCATCATGTTCTTCAAAGAGCTAAAGGGATTGCGGCGCGCGATGGAACCTGCGATGAGGAATTGCAGCAGCAACAGCACGAAGCTCATCACGATGGCCAGCACCAGCACCTTGGCAAAGGCCGAAAGGGTGGCGGTGAGGTTGCCGTTCATGCCCAGCGAGAGGAACATGCCAAAGATATACAGCGGCAGCAGGGGCACGATGAAGCCCGAGATCACCTTCATTACCACGCGGCGCAGATCGGCAACGCCGGAGTAGAGGGTGTCGGATTTAACGGTGGTCATGGCCACGCCCACCACGAAGGCGAGGATCAGGGCCGTCATCACTTCCATCGGCGCTGGCATTTGGATGTCGATATATGAGGCCAGCGCGCCTTCTTCCACATCGTGGACGGCCACATCGCCCTGGTTGTTCAGCAGGATCGGGTAGGCCAGCATGGCCACGGCCCAGGAGATCAGGCCGGAAACAACCGCGGAGCCGTAGGCGATGCCGGTGGTGATGGCCAGCCATTTACCGGCGCCGCGTCCCAGACCGGCGATGGCGGGCGTGATCAGCGCGAAGATGAGTACGGGGATGAAGAAGCCGAGGAAGTTACCAAACAGGCTGTTAAAGGTGACAAATACCCGCGCGAGCCACACAGGGAAGAAGAGGCTGCAGATAATGCCGAGGATGATCGCGAGGATGATCCTAAATAGCAGCGAACTGGAGAGTCGCTTGAAGTCCATGAAAATTTCCTTTCGATCGCGGCGAGGGGACCGCATTCGTACTCAAAATACCCTATTAACTCGCATTTCCTAGCTTTTCGACGTCCCAGTGCTCGCATGTTTCACGTGAAACATTGGCCTAAGCGAGTAGCATGTCTGGCATGACTTTCGTCGGCATTTTGCTTCTCATCATTGCCCTTTGCGCGATCATCCTTGGCGTGCTCGGGTGGACTCGCAAGCTACCCGGCAATTCCTATATCGGCATTAAAGTGCCCGAGGTGCGCAAGTCGCGCCAGATGTGGGATGCTGCCCACCAAACCGCAGGCCCGCTCTGGGTGATCAGCGGCGTCGCCTTCTCCTTTGCCGGGCTGCTCTGCTTTGTGAATAACGCTTGGCTCTGGCTGCTGGCCGCCGTGCTCACCTTCTTCGGCATAGTGCTCGTAGCGCTTGGCTCTAGCCTCGGCTCGCGCACCGTTGCCGTGCTCGCCGATCACGACGCCAAACAAGAAGCAGCACAATCCTCCTGCTGCAGTGCCGGTGGGCAAGAGGAAGCCCCCACCGCTCCCGAGGTGGATGTGGAAGCGCTTCGCCGTGCGGTGAAGGATCACTAAGGCTTCTCTTGCAGTGTGAGCCAAGACCCAGTAATCTAAATCTTCGTGAATACACAACAATGCATCTGGTGGTGGCGCGCTTAAGGCGGGTCACGTTTGCATTGCAACAACACTAGGCTCGTCAGCTTCTTGCTACGGGCCTTTTGCTCTATTTACCGCACGGGCTCCAAGGCAAGAAGCCACACCGGCGAAAGGGCATGATGGAATTTTTTAGCGCGCGCACGAGGGTGCGCTATCACAGCGACGCAGCCGCACTCTTTGCTGCACTCGGCGGCATCGAGGCGCACGACGCAGTGCTGCTGGAATCAGCCGATATTGAATCCAAGAAGAAAACCCGATGCGTAGCCGCACTCAAGGCCGCGCTGCGAGTGACCTGCCGCGGCGAGCAGGTGCACCTTAAGGCATTAAGCCCCACCGGCGAAGCCATGCTGGCACGGCTCGATGGCGATGCCAAGCAGGAAACCACCTTTAGCTTTGAGCCCTCCACCGCCCACGATGAACGCGATCGACTCCTTGATCGCAGCCAGGTGGAGGTGTTGCGCCGCCTGCAGCTCGACGCCGGGTATGAAGGCGAGATGCTGCCCTTTATCGTCGGTGGATTCGCCTTCGATTTTGTGGCCACCTTCGAGGATCTTCCCAAGGTAGCGCCCGGGCCAAATACCTTCCCCGACTATCAATTCCTCGTAGCCGAAACCCTGCTCACCATCGATCACCGCACCCAAGAGGCTGCCGTGGAGGCCGTGGGCCTAAGCCAGCAGGAGGCAGAAGCTGCGGTTGCTCAGCTTCGCGAGGAGATCGAGGCGATCGAGCTTGAAGAGCCCCCGCTTGGCCAGCCGCAGGGGAAATTGGATGTGCACACGAATATTTCCGATGCCAACTTCCGCCAAGCCGTGTCCGAACTCCAGGGCAATATTCGTCAAGGTGACATTTATCAGGTCGTGCCCGCGCGCCACTTCACCTGCGAATGCCCCGATGCCTACATCGCCTATCGCCACCTGCGCGCCACCAACCCCAGCCCCTACATGTTCTATATGCGCAGCGTGTCTGAGGCCGGACCCTATGAACTCTTTGGAGCCTCACCGGAATCCAACCTGACCCTCGAGATGCCCTCGCGTCGCGTGCAGCTCTACCCAATCGCCGGCACCCGCCCACGTGGTTTAAACCCCGACGGTTCCATCAACCACGAACTCGATATCCGCGCCGAATTAGATATGCGCACCGATGCCAAAGAGGTAGCCGAGCACTCCATGCTGGTGGATCTTGCCCGCAACGACCTTGCCCGCGTTGCCGTGCCCGCCACCCGAAAAGTAGCCGAACTATTACAAGTGGATCGCTACTCGCGAGTGATGCACCTGATCAGTCGCGTCGAAGCCACCCTGCACGAAGACTTCGATGCACTCGATGCTTATCGTGCTTGTATGAACATGGGCACCCTCACCGGTGCACCTAAACTGCGCGCAATGGAGCTGCTGCGCGAGGTAGAAGGGATCCGCCGAGGCTCCTACGGCGGGGCAGTGGGCTATTTACGCGGCGATGGATCCATGGATACCTGCATCGTGATCCGCTCCGCCTTCGTCCAAGACGGCCAGGCCGTCGTGCAGGCCGGAGCCGGTGTGGTGCGAGATTCCGTGCCCCAACTCGAAGCCGATGAGACACTGCACAAAGCCTATGCCGTATTGCACGCCATCGCATTGGCTCAAGGAAAAGAAGTAGAGGTGCACAAATGAGGCCCGAAGATATCCACGTGCTCATGCTCGATAACAGAGACTCCTTTGTGTACAACCTCGTCGATGCCTTCGCCGTGGCAGGGTATCGCTGCACGGTGTTTCGCAATGACGTAGCCGTAGAAGAAATCCTTGCAGCACAGCCGGACCTGATCGTGCTTTCTCCAGGCCCTGGCCACCCACGCGAAGCCGGTTGCATGATGGAACTGATCAGCACCTGCTTTGATAAGCAGATCCCCATGCTCGGCATCTGCCTTGGATTCCAAGCGCTCCTGGAACACTTTGGCGGCACCGTGCGCCCCTGCGGGCCAGTGCACGGCAAGATGGACCACATGAAACTCAGCCCCGCCGGTATGCAAAGCCCGCTCTTTGCGGGCCTTGCCACCGACGCCGGACCCGAAAACCACTTCAAGGGCACACTGGTGCCCATTGCGCGCTATCACTCGCTCGGCTGCACCGATAGCCCAGATGCGCTCGAAGTGCTCGCGACCTGCGAATCGGAAATCGGCGAAGTAGTCATGGCCGCACAAACACCCGGCGCCATCGGCTTGCAATTCCACCCCGAATCCGTGCTCAGCCCTGCTGGGCCCAAAATGATTGATCGCTGCATCGAGGCGCTGTTAAGTGCGCGCGGTGCGACGTCGAAAAGCTAGGAACATTATGAGTGTAGAAACATTAATCAAGTACCTGGACAACCCCAACCCCAGCGTTGAAGAGGCCGTGGAAGTCTTCACCCCGCTCACCGTGGGCGAATACGACGACGTACACATCGCAGCGCTGCTGGCCACCATCCGCACGCGCGGAGAAACAGCCGCAGACATCACCGGCGCAGCCAAAGCCTTCCTCGCAGCCGGGCGACCATTCCCCATCACAGGCAAAGGCCTACTCGACACCGCCGGCACCGGCGGAGACGGCGCAAATACCATTAACGTCACCACCGCCGCCTCGCTCGTTGCCGCCGCCGGGGGAGTCAAAACCATCAAATGCGGCAACCGCTCAGTATCCTCCAAATCGGGCTCGGCGGATGTGCTCGAAGCGCTCAACATCCCCCTCGACCTGGACCCAGACCGAGCCGTGCGCCAATTCGAAGCCTCCAACTTCACCTTCCTTTTCGCCCCCGCATACCACCCGGCCATCGCCCATGTGATGCCGGTGCGCAAGGCGCTACGCATCCCCACCCTCTTTAATACGCTCGGGCCCATCCTTTCTCCCGCGCGCCCGGAATTCCAGATCATGGGCATTGCCAAAGAATCGATGGGGCCAATAATCGCCGAGACCTTCCGCGATCTCGGCCGCAACCACGCCCTTGTGGTGCACGGCTCAGGCACCGATGAGATTGCCGTGCACGGCCCCACGCATATTTGGGAGCTCGAAGGCGGGGAGATCACCGAATATGAAGTCACCCCCGAAGAGCTCGGCCTTGATACCCACGCCCTAGCTGATCTTGCCGGAGGCGACGCCACC
This window of the Corynebacterium pseudopelargi genome carries:
- a CDS encoding dicarboxylate/amino acid:cation symporter, with product MDFKRLSSSLLFRIILAIILGIICSLFFPVWLARVFVTFNSLFGNFLGFFIPVLIFALITPAIAGLGRGAGKWLAITTGIAYGSAVVSGLISWAVAMLAYPILLNNQGDVAVHDVEEGALASYIDIQMPAPMEVMTALILAFVVGVAMTTVKSDTLYSGVADLRRVVMKVISGFIVPLLPLYIFGMFLSLGMNGNLTATLSAFAKVLVLAIVMSFVLLLLQFLIAGSIARRNPFSSLKNMMPAYFTALGTSSSAATIPVTYECARKNDVSQSVAGFTVPLCATIHLSGSMMKITLFAFAIMFMDGMDIPLTTAIGFILMLGVTMVAAPGVPGGAIMAAVGLLSANLGFNDDQVALMIAAYIAIDSFGTACNVTGDGAIAMVVDRFAKGNIARTELDDDDDLGLAAAIEGIEEK
- a CDS encoding anthranilate synthase component II — encoded protein: MRPEDIHVLMLDNRDSFVYNLVDAFAVAGYRCTVFRNDVAVEEILAAQPDLIVLSPGPGHPREAGCMMELISTCFDKQIPMLGICLGFQALLEHFGGTVRPCGPVHGKMDHMKLSPAGMQSPLFAGLATDAGPENHFKGTLVPIARYHSLGCTDSPDALEVLATCESEIGEVVMAAQTPGAIGLQFHPESVLSPAGPKMIDRCIEALLSARGATSKS
- a CDS encoding SdpI family protein, which encodes MTFVGILLLIIALCAIILGVLGWTRKLPGNSYIGIKVPEVRKSRQMWDAAHQTAGPLWVISGVAFSFAGLLCFVNNAWLWLLAAVLTFFGIVLVALGSSLGSRTVAVLADHDAKQEAAQSSCCSAGGQEEAPTAPEVDVEALRRAVKDH
- a CDS encoding anthranilate synthase component 1; its protein translation is MMEFFSARTRVRYHSDAAALFAALGGIEAHDAVLLESADIESKKKTRCVAALKAALRVTCRGEQVHLKALSPTGEAMLARLDGDAKQETTFSFEPSTAHDERDRLLDRSQVEVLRRLQLDAGYEGEMLPFIVGGFAFDFVATFEDLPKVAPGPNTFPDYQFLVAETLLTIDHRTQEAAVEAVGLSQQEAEAAVAQLREEIEAIELEEPPLGQPQGKLDVHTNISDANFRQAVSELQGNIRQGDIYQVVPARHFTCECPDAYIAYRHLRATNPSPYMFYMRSVSEAGPYELFGASPESNLTLEMPSRRVQLYPIAGTRPRGLNPDGSINHELDIRAELDMRTDAKEVAEHSMLVDLARNDLARVAVPATRKVAELLQVDRYSRVMHLISRVEATLHEDFDALDAYRACMNMGTLTGAPKLRAMELLREVEGIRRGSYGGAVGYLRGDGSMDTCIVIRSAFVQDGQAVVQAGAGVVRDSVPQLEADETLHKAYAVLHAIALAQGKEVEVHK
- the trpD gene encoding anthranilate phosphoribosyltransferase, producing MSVETLIKYLDNPNPSVEEAVEVFTPLTVGEYDDVHIAALLATIRTRGETAADITGAAKAFLAAGRPFPITGKGLLDTAGTGGDGANTINVTTAASLVAAAGGVKTIKCGNRSVSSKSGSADVLEALNIPLDLDPDRAVRQFEASNFTFLFAPAYHPAIAHVMPVRKALRIPTLFNTLGPILSPARPEFQIMGIAKESMGPIIAETFRDLGRNHALVVHGSGTDEIAVHGPTHIWELEGGEITEYEVTPEELGLDTHALADLAGGDATENARLMRDTFAGRGAVAHRDAIAANAGGMFYVTGASDSLREGVERAKELLDSGAVEQWLATHEEANYGG